GAGGCCCTCGGTGAGGGGCAGTTCATCCCAGTCCCGCGGTTCGGGAATGCCGGAGTGCTCGTCGATCGCGAACTCGACTGAGACGTAGAGCGGATCCGTAGGAGACACGGCGAGCAGCGTCGGTCGATCGGGTCCGAGGAGGAGCGCCAGCGGGTCGCCGTACTCGGGGTTCGTCCGCAGGACCTCCAGACCGCCGTCGTCCGACGTGGCCAGGACACCGGAGAGGACCTCGTATCCGTCCTCCCACCAGAAGTCCTGCACGACCACCGCGACGGGACCCGACGCGGTGTCCGACGCCACGACGACGTTCGGCTCGCCCTCGCCTGCGGGGACCGAGTGCTCGGGGTACGGAAGGTCCTGCCCCCAGGCCTCGATCACCTCGTCGAGAAAGGCCTGGTCGTCCCGCAGATCGCCTCGGGTGGGCGCCGCGAGCCAGTGGCGTGCCGGATGATTCTCGCCTGGGTTCACGCCGGAGTGCGGGGAGTCCGCAGGCCCGAGGTCGGTGCCGTCGGTGTTCCGGAGCAGCGTGGGCAGGAGACCTGCGGTCGACAGCGCCACGACCGTCGTCGCCGCGGCGAGCAGCCGTCCCGCGCGCCTGCGGCGGCGTCCGCCCGCCATGACTCGGTCGGTGAAGGCCGGGCTCGGCGTGATCTCGCCTGCGGCGTCCGCCAACGCGTCCTTCACGGATTCCTGATCGGTCATCTCCGGACCTCCTCCTGGGTGTGGGCGGCTGATCGTGGGTAGGCGTCTCGCAGCATCGCCAGACCGCGTGCCGCCTGGCTCTTGACCGTTCCGGGGCGGCAGCTCAGGGCTCGAGCGATGTCCGCCTCGCTCATGTCGTCGAAATACCGCAGGACGATCACGGCGCGGGCTCGCGGCGGCAGCGTGCGCAGGGCTCGCAGCAGCTCATCCCGCTGGGTGACGGACTCCTCCGGACCGGCCTGCGGGGGGTGGATGCGCTCCTCCCACGGCGCCTCCGCTACCCGCCGGGACAGCCGCCGCCACCGGTTCGCGGCGGTGTTCGCCAGCGCCGCCCTGGCATAGGCGGTGGGAGCCCCGGTGATGCGGCGCCAGCGGACGAACATGCGCTCCAGGACGTCTTGGAGCAGGTCCTCGGCAGCCCCCTTGTCCCCGCCGCAGAGCAGGTAGGCCGTGCGTAACAGCTCTCCTGATCGATGTATGACGAAGTCCTCGAACTCCGCCTCGGTTCGTCTCACTCATCACTCCTCGTTCGGTCGGTGAACGTCACAGGTAGAGACACCGGGAGGGGGGAGAAGGTTGGAAGTCCGTTGTCTAGACTGCGGGGAGGCAGCCGACGAAGGAGATGCGTGTGGCAGAGATGTCCGTCCAGCTTGTCGCGGTAGAGCGCCGTCTCTGGTCGGGTACGGCGAGCTTCGTCGTGGCCCGGACCATCGAGGGCGAGATCGGCATCCTGCCCAACCACGAACCGCTGCTGGCCCAGCTCGCCGAGGGCGGCCTGGTCCGCATCACCACCACGGACGGCGAGGTCGTCTCCGCCGCGGTGCACGGCGGCTTCCTGTCGGTCACCGGTGACGGGGTGAGCGTGCTCGCCGAGGACGCCGACCTGGGCGGCGAGGTGAACGTGGACGAGGCGCGCGCCGATCTGGAGAGTGCGGACTCCGACATCCGGAGCCGAGCCAGGGCGAGGCTGCGGGCAGCCGGACAGGCGGCCTGAGCCCAGCGCGACGGGGACGGGGGCCGAGCCGTGTGGGTCGTCGAGGCCGTCGGAGTGGGCCTGTTCGCTGCCGCGCTGGTACTGGGCTTACTCGTACTCCGCAGGATCAGGCTGCTGCGTCGAGCGGGCGGCATCGACGTGGCGCTGCGCACGCGGCTGGAGGACAGCCCGCGCGGCTGGCATCTGGGGGTCGGCCACTATCGCGGGGACGACTTCCTCTGGTTTCGGGTCCTGAGCCTGCGCTCCGGC
This genomic stretch from Actinoalloteichus hoggarensis harbors:
- a CDS encoding SigE family RNA polymerase sigma factor — translated: MRRTEAEFEDFVIHRSGELLRTAYLLCGGDKGAAEDLLQDVLERMFVRWRRITGAPTAYARAALANTAANRWRRLSRRVAEAPWEERIHPPQAGPEESVTQRDELLRALRTLPPRARAVIVLRYFDDMSEADIARALSCRPGTVKSQAARGLAMLRDAYPRSAAHTQEEVRR
- a CDS encoding F0F1 ATP synthase subunit epsilon yields the protein MAEMSVQLVAVERRLWSGTASFVVARTIEGEIGILPNHEPLLAQLAEGGLVRITTTDGEVVSAAVHGGFLSVTGDGVSVLAEDADLGGEVNVDEARADLESADSDIRSRARARLRAAGQAA